One Chlamydiota bacterium DNA segment encodes these proteins:
- a CDS encoding M20/M25/M40 family metallo-hydrolase — translation MTVDRSGGALKKIPFEQVLECARGLIRMQAYSGQEEKIVKHLIQAAQRLGFTNAYSDRMGNLIAEMVVGSGEGPRIVLTGHLDTVSANPAEWDAQTQPFAGSVVDGRLYGRGASDMKASFAAMFHAAASLAGLAGPFNGRVYVVGTVIEELFEGVCFLEALKKLQPDIVVVGETTEGRINIGQRGRAEIIFTVYGEPQHASTGRKVINAIEQVAYVIDAFHVWYRSEEDELLGRRNIVPTDIKIPVGGGGGLDGRGGNSTVPNRVELTYDIRTLPGDTEESILLLAKENIARVVENGAKRYPRFKPPMIQFSSERSVTWTGVAIEEKKFAPAWKTSRESDCVLKAMAGVEKATGKKPQLGSYGFCTDGSGVVRYRELFPDRSIEVIGYGPGAEKSAHIVNESIGLDEVKEIYAGLQGILLALLA, via the coding sequence ATGACCGTCGATAGATCCGGGGGTGCGCTGAAGAAGATCCCCTTCGAGCAGGTCCTGGAATGCGCCCGGGGCCTCATCAGGATGCAGGCGTACTCCGGCCAGGAGGAGAAGATCGTCAAGCATCTGATTCAGGCCGCCCAGAGGCTGGGATTCACGAACGCCTATTCCGACCGGATGGGGAACCTGATCGCCGAGATGGTCGTGGGGTCGGGGGAGGGCCCCAGGATCGTCCTCACCGGCCACCTCGACACCGTGAGCGCGAATCCGGCCGAGTGGGACGCGCAGACGCAGCCGTTCGCCGGGTCGGTGGTGGACGGGCGCCTCTACGGGCGCGGCGCGTCCGATATGAAGGCCTCGTTCGCCGCAATGTTCCACGCCGCCGCCTCCCTCGCGGGCCTCGCGGGGCCGTTCAACGGGCGGGTCTATGTGGTCGGCACCGTGATCGAGGAGCTCTTCGAGGGGGTCTGCTTCCTCGAGGCGCTCAAGAAGCTTCAACCCGATATCGTCGTCGTCGGCGAGACGACGGAGGGGAGGATCAATATCGGCCAGCGCGGGCGCGCCGAGATCATCTTCACCGTCTACGGCGAGCCGCAGCACGCATCCACGGGGCGGAAGGTGATAAACGCCATCGAGCAGGTCGCCTACGTCATCGACGCCTTCCACGTCTGGTACCGGTCGGAGGAAGACGAGCTGCTCGGCAGGCGCAACATCGTCCCCACGGATATCAAGATCCCGGTCGGCGGGGGCGGGGGCCTCGACGGGCGCGGCGGCAACTCGACCGTCCCCAACAGGGTCGAGCTCACCTACGACATCCGAACGCTCCCCGGCGACACCGAGGAGAGCATCCTGCTCCTCGCCAAGGAGAACATCGCCCGGGTCGTGGAGAACGGCGCCAAGCGCTACCCGCGGTTCAAGCCCCCGATGATCCAGTTTTCGTCCGAGCGGTCGGTGACGTGGACCGGCGTGGCGATCGAGGAGAAGAAGTTCGCCCCGGCCTGGAAGACCTCCCGGGAGAGCGACTGCGTCTTGAAGGCGATGGCGGGGGTCGAGAAGGCTACCGGGAAGAAGCCGCAGCTCGGCTCGTACGGTTTCTGCACGGACGGGAGCGGCGTGGTGCGCTACCGCGAACTGTTTCCGGACCGCAGCATAGAGGTGATCGGCTACGGACCCGGCGCGGAGAAGTCCGCGCACATCGTGAACGAGTCGATCGGCCTGGACGAGGTCAAGGAGATCTACGCCGGCCTGCAGGGGATCCTCCTCGCGCTGCTTGCGTAG